Proteins found in one Sorghum bicolor cultivar BTx623 chromosome 1, Sorghum_bicolor_NCBIv3, whole genome shotgun sequence genomic segment:
- the LOC110436346 gene encoding uncharacterized protein LOC110436346 isoform X2: MGKASLRPLCCLHHRGPPAVPSFRSAAMVLLLLAFAPWGRVPCPTMLHAAAGPTTCQCATTTPHNSRVACPALSYSVPPWVWVAVLLRDLSGRWRSLLLTSRALPAYLGYRYFYMSALELCCPGPWNCHRPDRGGGTTKMEALANINVSLQ; the protein is encoded by the exons ATGGGCAAAGCTTCTTTGCGACCTCTATGCTGCCTCCATCACAGAGGCCCTCCCGCCGTCCCCTCCTTCCGCTCTGCCGCCATGGTTCTGCTGCTCCTCGCCTTCGCCCCATGGGGCCGCGTCCCCTGCCCCACCATGCtgcacgccgccgccggcccaACGACGTGCCAGTGTGCCACCACCACCCCGCACAACTCGCGTGTTGCCtgccccgccctgtcctactccgTGCCGCCATGGGTGTGGGTTGCTGTGCTGCTGCGAGATCTTTCCGGGAGGTGGCGATCGTTGCTCCTCACATCAAGGGCATTG CCGGCATACCTTGGTTACAGGTACTTCTATATGTCAGCTTTGGAGCTGTGTTGCCCTGGTCCATGGAATTGCCATcgaccagatcggggagggggAACAACAAAGATGGAG GCTTTAGCAAACATCAATGTGAGCTTACAGTAA
- the LOC8057184 gene encoding ARF guanine-nucleotide exchange factor GNOM, which yields MGRPRMLGGGAGGIDPIAEEPHHHARSPADGGLGLGPDPAALACAISAEASAVLAVMRRGLRHPRADDAAAEHPLVASLRALRRLAFSPSPALPAAALRPFLDAVRSEDAGAAVTSASLAALHEVMSLTGAALPGAALREVVDAVASCRFEAGAEPAAEEAVLMRMLQALLACLRAPAAPALGDQHVCTAVNTCFRVVHQASAKSELLQRFSRHAMHELIRCVFARLPQIGSADGVDAAVKPEMGGMDVNHPFGIRQMENGNGSYVSETGASDENSADGSGLIVEPYGVPCMVEIFHFLCSLLNVVEHIGLDEDLPLFALKLINSAIELGGSSIQKHPKLLSLVQDELFRNLMQFGLSMNPLILSIVCSIALNLYHHLRTELKLQLEAFFSCIIIRLAQPRFGATYHQQEVAMEALVDFCRQKNFMVEMYANLDCDITCRNVFEELANLLSKSAFPINCPLSSMHILALEGLIAVIQGMADRIGNATSRPELLPVELDEYTPFWTVKCENFSDPRHWVKFVRQRKYVKRRLMIGADHFNRDPKKGLEFLQGTHLLPEKLDPQSVACFFRYTAGLDKNLVGDFLGNHDEFCVQVLHEFAQTFDFHEMNLDTALRLFLETFRLPGESQKIQRVLEAFSDRYYEQSPQSFANKDTALLLSYSIIMLNTDQHNMQVKKKMTEEDFIKNNRNINGGSDLPREMLSELYHSICRNEIKTTPEQGLGYFEMSPSRWIDLMRKSKSTSPYIVGDSQPFLDHDMFAVMSGPTIAAIAVVFDHSEHEEVLLTCVDGFLGVAKISAFHHLEDVLDDLVVSLCKFTTLLNTSLVEEPVTAFGDDLKARLATETLFTIANRYGDYIRTGWRNVLDCILRLHKLGLLPARVASDAADDSELSAEAVQGKAAPSAVPPSHIPVMGTPRKSSGLMGRFSQLLSLDSEEPRSQPTEQQLAAHQRTLQTIQKCRIDSIFTESKFLQPDSLLQLARALIWAAGRPQKVASSPDDEDTAVFCLELLIAITLNNRDRIVLLWQGVYEHIANIVQSTVMPCALVEKAIFGLLRICKSLLPYKENLADELLRSLQLVLKLDARVADAYCENITQEVARLVKANAAHIKSQMGWRTVILLLSITARHPDASEVGFEAIVFIMTEGAHLSLANYGFCIEASRQFAESRVGLADRSVRALDLMSDSVRSLAMWSQEIKATCEEGEKGLEAIREMWLKLLQALKKLSLDQREEVRNHALASLQRCLTATEEICLQSATWSHAFDLVIFSLLDDLLEISQNHSQKDYRNMEGSLVLAMKLVAKVYLQLLPDLFGLSSFCKLWLGVLSRMEKYIKIKVRGKRSDKLQEVIPDLLKNILLVMKNKGILAKRSTIGGDSLWELTWLHANNISTSLLPDVFPSQEYEQQSSAGSPRGPSSVEA from the exons ATGGGCCGCCCCAGGatgctcggcggcggcgccggcggcatcGATCCCATCgccgaggagccccaccaccacGCGCGCTCCCCCGCCGACGGCGGGCTCGGGCTCGGGCCCGACCCGGCGGCCCTCGCCTGCGCGATCTCCGCCGAGGCTAGCGCCGTGCTGGCCGTCATGCGGCGCGGGCTCCGGCACCCGCGCGCGGACGACGCCGCGGCCGAGCACCCGCTCGTCGCCTCCCTCCGCGCGCTCCGCCGCCTCGCCTTCTCCCCGTCCCCCGCGCTCCCCGCCGCCGCGCTGCGGCCCTTCCTCGACGCCGTCCGCTCCGAggacgccggcgccgccgtcaCCTCCGCCTCGCTCGCCGCGCTCCACGAGGTCATGTCCCTCACGGGCGCCGCGCTCCCGGGCGCCGCGCTGCGGGAGGTGGTCGACGCCGTCGCCAGCTGCCGCTTCGAGGCCGGCGCCGAGCCCGCGGCGGAGGAGGCCGTGCTCATGAGGATGCTGCAGGCGCTGCTCGCCTGCCTCCGCGCGCCCGCCGCGCCCGCGCTCGGGGACCAGCATGTCTGCACCGCGGTCAACACCTGCTTCCGCGTCGTCCACCAGGCCTCGGCCAAGAGCGAGCTCCTGCAGCGGTTCTCGCGCCACGCCATGCACGAGCTCATCCGCTGCGTCTTCGCGCGCCTCCCGCAGATAGGCAGTGCTGATGGAGTTGACGCTGCTGTCAAACCAGAG ATGGGTGGCATGGATGTGAACCATCCTTTTGGTATCAGGCAAATGGAAAATGGCAATGGAAGCTATGTGTCTGAGACAGGTGCATCTGATGAGAATTCTGCAGATGGCAGTGGTCTTATTGTAGAGCCTTATGGAGTCCCTTGCATGGTGGAGATCTTCCATTTCCTATGCTCTCTCCTCAATGTTGTTGAACATATTGGCTTAGATGAAGATCTTCCTTTATTTGCTCTTAAATTGATCAATTCAGCGATCGAGCTTGGTGGGTCTTCAATTCAGAAACATCCAAAGCTGTTGTCCTTAGTGCAAGATGAGCTTTTCAGAAACTTAATGCAGTTTGGGTTGTCAATGAATCCACTCATCCTTTCAATAGTATGCAGTATTGCATTGAACCTTTACCATCATCTCCGAACTGAGCTGAAGCTGCAGCTTGAGGCTTTTTTTTCTTGTATAATTATAAGGCTTGCACAACCTCGTTTTGGAGCAACATATCATCAGCAGGAGGTTGCAATGGAAGCTCTTGTAGACTTTTGTCGAcagaaaaattttatggtggagATGTATGCCAATCTTGACTGTGACATAACCTGCAGGAATGTTTTTGAGGAGCTTGCAAATCTTTTATCGAAAAGTGCTTTTCCTATCAACTGCCCCTTGTCTTCCATGCACATTCTTGCTCTAGAAGGTTTGATTGCTGTGATTCAGGGGATGGCTGATCGTATCGGGAATGCAACCTCACGCCCTGAGCTCCTGCCTGTGGAGCTTGATGAATACACTCCTTTCTGGACTGTTAAGTGTGAGAACTTTTCTGATCCTCGGCATTGGGTGAAGTTTGTCCGTCAAAGGAAGTATGTCAAAAGGAGGCTAATGATTGGTGCTGATCACTTCAACAGGGATCCAAAGAAAGGTCTGGAGTTTCTTCAAGGCACCCATCTGTTGCCTGAGAAGCTTGATCCCCAGAGTGTGGCTTGTTTTTTCCGCTACACAGCTGGTTTGGATAAGAATCTTGTTGGAGATTTCCTAGGCAATCATGACGAGTTTTGTGTTCAGGTGCTTCATGAGTTTGCTCAGACCTTTGATTTCCACGAGATGAACCTGGATACAGCTCTGCGTCTATTTTTGGAGACTTTCCGGCTTCCTGGTGAATCTCAGAAGATACAAAGGGTTCTTGAGGCCTTCTCAGATAGATACTATGAGCAGTCCCCTCAGTCTTTCGCAAACAAGGACACTGCTCTACTGCTGTCCTATTCCATTATAATGCTGAACACTGATCAGCACAACAtgcaagtgaagaagaagatgactgaGGAGGACTTTATCAAGAACAACAGGAACATAAATGGGGGCAGTGATCTCCCACGTGAGATGTTGTCTGAGCTATACCACTCGATCTGTCGAAATGAGATTAAGACAACACCTGAGCAGGGTTTGGGATATTTTGAAATGTCTCCCAGTCGTTGGATAGACCTAATGCGGAAGTCAAAGTCTACGTCCCCATATATTGTTGGTGACTCTCAGCCTTTCCTCGACCATGATATGTTTGCTGTTATGTCTGGCCCTACTATTGCTGCCATTGCGGTGGTATTTGATCATTCGGAGCATGAAGAAGTTCTCTTGACTTGTGTAGATGGCTTTTTGGGTGTTGCAAAGATTTCTGCATTTCATCATCTTGAGGATGTTCTGGACGATCTTGTTGTTTCTCTATGCAAATTCACCACTCTCTTGAATACTTCTTTGGTTGAGGAGCCAGTTACTGCCTTTGGAGATGACCTTAAAGCTAGGTTGGCAACTGAGACATTATTTACTATAGCTAACAGATATGGGGATTACATACGCACTGGGTGGAGGAATGTATTGGATTGCATCCTGAGGCTGCATAAACTAGGGCTTCTCCCTGCTCGTGTTGCTAGTGATGCAGCTGATGATTCCGAACTTTCTGCTGAAGCAGTCCAAGGAAAGGCTGCTCCTAGCGCAGTTCCCCCATCTCATATTCCAGTGATGGGTACACCTCGCAAATCCTCTGGGCTTATGGGAAGATTTAGTCAGCTGCTCTCTCTTGACAGTGAAGAACCAAGATCACAACCAACTGAGCAGCAACTTGCTGCTCACCAGAGGACTCTTCAGACAATTCAGAAATGCCGCATTGATAGTATATTTACAGAGAGCAAATTCTTGCAGCCTGATTCACTACTGCAACTTGCCAGGGCTCTGATTTGGGCTGCAGGCCGACCTCAAAAGGTTGCCAGTTCGCCAGATGATGAGGACACAGCAGTTTTCTGCTTGGAACTGCTGATTGCCATAACCCTTAATAATCGAGACCGAATTGTGCTCCTCTGGCAAGGTGTATACGAGCATATTGCCAACATAGTTCAGTCCACAGTTATGCCGTGTGCTCTTGTGGAGAAAGCTATTTTTGGACTCCTGAGGATATGCAAGAGTTTACTACCATACAAGGAGAATCTTGCTGATGAATTACTGAGGTCATTGCAATTAGTTCTCAAGCTTGATGCACGCGTAGCAGATGCATACTGTGAGAACATCACACAGGAGGTTGCACGGCTCGTCAAAGCAAATGCGGCACATATAAAGTCACAGATGGGCTGGAGAACAGTAATATTGCTGCTCTCCATTACAGCTCGTCATCCGGATGCTTCCGAAGTTGGTTTTGAGGCTATCGTGTTTATCATGACAGAGGGGGCTCACCTTTCACTAGCGAACTATGGCTTCTGCATCGAAGCGTCACGGCAGTTTGCAGAGTCTAGAGTTGGTTTAGCTGATAGGTCTGTCCGTGCCCTGGACTTGATGTCTGACTCTGTCAGAAGTCTTGCCATGTGGTCCCAAGAGATAAAAGCAACATGTGAAGAAGGTGAGAAAGGGCTGGAGGCGATAAGGGAGATGTGGCTCAAACTGCTGCAAGCACTGAAAAAATTGAGCCTTGATCAGAGGGAGGAGGTGCGAAATCATGCATTGGCTTCTCTCCAACGATGCCTAACAGCAACAGAAGAAATCTGCCTCCAGTCCGCGACATGGTCTCATGCCTTTGACCTTGTCATATTTTCCTTGCTTGATGACTTGCTGGAAATCAGTCAGAATCACTCCCAGAAGGATTACAGAAACATGGAAGGGTCCCTTGTGCTTGCCATGAAACTAGTTGCAAAAGTATACCTTCAACTCTTGCCAGACCTTTTTGGCCTAAGCAGTTTCTGCAAACTGTGGCTGGGAGTCCTGAGCCGGATGGAGAAATACATCAAGATCAAGGTCCGAGGCAAGCGGAGTGACAAGCTGCAAGAGGTGATCCCGGACCTGCTCAAGAACATTCTACTCGTGATGAAGAACAAGGGCATCCTTGCGAAGAGGAGCACGATTGGGGGTGACAGCTTGTGGGAGCTGACGTGGCTTCACGCGAACAACATCTCAACTAGTTTGCTGCCTGATGTTTTTCCAAGTCAGGAGTATGAGCAACAGAGCAGTGCCGGTAGCCCAAGAGGGCCCAGTTCTGTAGAGGCGTAG
- the LOC8057183 gene encoding trihelix transcription factor ASR3, translated as MDDTIGGNRGLLGQARDDEQARNVVVVGAGALTVARDYQRGNWTLPETMLLIEAKRKVHEERHPGDQGLARWRWVEDYCWRAGCRRSQNQCNDRWDNLMRDYKKVRAYELSGAGAGAGGRAPSYWVMGRVERKERGLPSNLLREIYDAMGEVIERRMSMGCAGSSGGPGAAFTAAASSSSLLDVPMQASPLAQVLPRPLLPLEQETHGHSSPESPEKKRRRPSLDELRPGSSTPLAPGTHGHRQEQGRHREEEDEEEDDESSEAEYSDGDDDYNVLSGAIGRCAAILSEALESREAAEERRHREVMAVEERRGRARQARREAGEQCVAGLAAAVNQLAGSMLALAAAKHKDKGGGPAARK; from the exons ATGGACGACACCATAGGCGGCAACCGTGGCCTGCTCGGCCAAGCGCGAGACGACGAGCAGGCCAGGAACGTCGTGGTCGTCGGCGCCGGTGCCCTGACTGTGGCGAGGGACTACCAGAGGGGGAACTGGACGCTGCCGGAGACGATGCTGCTGATCGAGGCCAAGCGGAAGGTGCACGAGGAGCGGCACCCGGGGGACCAAGGCCTGGCGCGGTGGCGCTGGGTCGAGGACTACTGCTGGCGAGCCGGCTGCCGGCGCAGCCAGAACCAGTGTAACGACCGCTGGGACAACCTCATGCGGGACTACAAGAAGGTGCGCGCGTACGAGCTCAGCGGCGCTGGGGCCGGTGCCGGCGGCAGAGCGCCCAGCTACTGGGTGATGGGCAGggtggagaggaaggagaggggcCTCCCGAGCAACCTCCTCCGCGAGATATACGACGCCATGGGCGAGGTCATCGAGAGGAGGATGAGCATGGGCTGCGCCGGCAGCAGTGGCGGACCCGGCGCTGCGTTCACGGCGGCGGCGTCTTCTTCCAGCCTACTCGACGTCCCCATGCAAGCTTCCCCGCTCGCTCAAGTGCTGCCACGACCTCTGCTGCCTCTAG aacaagagacgcACGGGCATTCCAGCCCCgagtcgccggagaagaagaggaggcggcCGTCACTGGACGAGCTACGGCCAGGGAGCAGCACGCCGTTAGCGCCAGGAACGCACGGCCACCGTCAGGAACAAGGACGCCAccgcgaggaggaggacgaggaagaGGACGACGAGAGCTCCGAGGCTGAGTACtccgacggcgacgacgactaCAACGTCCTGAGCGGCGCGATCGGCCGGTGCGCGGCGATCCTGTCGGAGGCGCTGGAGAGCCGGGAGGCCGCGGAGGAGCGGCGGCACCGGGAGGTGATGGCCGTGGAGGAGCGGCGCGGCCGCGCGCGTCAGGCGCGTCGCGAGGCCGGCGAGCAGTGCGTGGCCGGGCTGGCCGCCGCCGTGAACCAGCTCGCCGGGTCCATGCTGGCGCTCGCCGCCGCCAAGCACAAGGACAAGGGCGGCGGCCCCGCGGCGCGCAAGTGA
- the LOC110432913 gene encoding switch-associated protein 70, protein MATNGSSARVRDTESSLEKVKRQLSSGSGRYLLQGPLLKRSETLRKWNERWVILDPTSGKMEYKLRRNETAIKGTILFDASSTITLSPVNFQGMPKYDGCCFYIGTPQKKDYFLCAETPGAAKAWVSTLHATQLVLRAHKEAVNSLAGNGSSATLGTVATAVANANATAMEATKEIEAALKVSMRAALGLGTNNSNEGQLDDLTIMKETLRVKDEELQHLAKDIRSRDSTIKEIADKLTETAEAAEAAASAAHTMDEQRRLLCLEIERLKQALERQIEQSMLKLGQSEEKVISLSKEKEQLMKERDAAFQEAHMWRIELGKAREQAVIQEATIARAEEKARVSEADAAARIKEAAEKLHTVEKEKEELLALVSVLQSQVQREQSSTKQVCEERSESCSGADNSPPLTKHVDASDDDVDKACVSDSRSVLVSSDSTEVQLAVDGVDIRPVGDAEWGGFQQSEALIADVREVSPEADGGSLDIPVVNPPPVSDHIQGGATHP, encoded by the exons atggccaccaACGGCAGCTCCGCG AGGGTTCGGGACACGGAGAGCAGCCTGGAGAAGGTGAAGCGGCAGCTGTCGTCGGGGTCCGGGAGGTACCTGCTGCAAGGGCCCCTGCTCAAGCGATCTGAGACG TTACGGAAATGGAATGAACGTTGGGTCATATTGGATCCGACATCTGGAAAGATGGAATACAA ACTCCGGAGAAATGAAACTGCTATTAAGGGGACCATTCTGTTTGACGCCTCAAGCACCATTACTTTATCTCCTGTGAACTTTCA AGGGATGCCAAAATATGATGGCTGCTGCTTCT ACATTGGAACTCCTCAAAAGAAGGATTACTTTCTTTGTGCTGAAACTCCTGGTGCCGCAAAAGCTTGGGTATCTACACTACA TGCAACCCAGTTAGTCTTACGAGCTCATAAAGAGGCAGTAAATTCTTTGGCTGGGAATGGCTCTTCAGCTACATTAGGCACAGTTGCTACTGCAGTTGCTAATGCTAATGCAACAGCCATGGAGGCtaccaaggagatagaagctgCACTAAAGGTTTCCATGAGGGCAGCTCTTGGGCTGGGTACAAATAACTCCAACGAGGGCCAACTTGATGACCTAACAATCATGAAG GAGACTCTAAGAGTGAAAGATGAGGAATTGCAACATTTGGCGAAGGATATCCGCTCTCGAGATTCTACAATAAAGGAAATAGCAGACAAATTAACAGAAACTGCAGAGGCTGCAGAAGCTGCTGCTTCGGCAGCTCATACAATGGATGAACAGAGACGACTTTTGTGTTTGGAGATTGAGCGACTAAAACAAGCCTTGGAAAGACAAATAGAACAATCAATGCTTAAG CTTGGACAATCTGAAGAGAAGGTTATCAGCCTGAGCAAAGAGAAGGAGCAGTTGATGAAGGAAAGAGATGCTGCATTTCAAGAGGCTCACATGTGGCGCATTGAACTAGGAAAAGCCAGGGAGCAAGCAGTGATACAGGAAGCAACTATTGCCCGGGCAGAGGAGAAGGCAAGAGTTTCTGAAGCAGATGCTGCAGCTCGGATTAAAGAAGCTGCTGAAAAATTGCACACTGTTGAGAAAGAAAAGGAGGAGCTTCTAGCTCTGGTCAGTGTTCTCCAATCACAAGTCCAGAG AGAGCAGAGCAGCACAAAGCAAGTATGTGAGGAGAGGTCTGAATCATGTTCAGGCGCTGACAATTCGCCTCCCTTAACAAAGCATGTTGATGCATCGGATGATGATGTGGACAAAGCCTGcgtaagtgactctagatcagtGTTGGTTTCGAGCGATAGCACTGAGGTCCAGCTGGCTGTGGATGGGGTGGACATCCGTCCTGTTGGCGATGCTGAGTGGGGTGGCTTCCAGCAGTCAGAAGCTCTGATCGCTGATGTTCGCGAGGTCTCCCCAGAGGCAGATGGTGGCAGCTTGGATATTCCCGTGGTCAACCCCCCACCAGTCAGTGATCATATTCAGGGAGGCGCAACCCATCCCTGA
- the LOC8057186 gene encoding 11S globulin seed storage protein 2 has product MVQRTSTAQVMSMDLSPKKPNKAYGSDGGAYYDWSPADLPMLGAASIGAAKLCLSAGGLALPSYSDSAKVAYVLQGKGTCGVVLPEATKEKVIPVKEGDSLALPFGVVTWWHNAHAACSSSDSDDLVVLFLGDTSTGHKRGQFTNFQLTGSTGIFTGLSTEFVARAWDLTPDAAAELVSSQPGAGIIRVKDGHRMPQARDEDREGMVLNCLEAPLDVDIKNGGRVVVLNTRNLPLVEEVGLGADLVRIDAHSMCSPGFSCDSAYQVTYIVRGSGRVQVVGIDGTRVLETRAEGGCLFIVPRFFVVSKIADETGMEWFSIITTPNPIFSHLAGRTSVWKAISPAVLEASFNTTPEKEKLFRSKRLDSEIFFAPASN; this is encoded by the exons ATGGTGCAGCGGACTTCCACCGCCCAAGTGATGTCCATGGACCTCAGCCCAAAGAAACCCAACAAGGCCTACGGCAGCGATGGCGGCGCCTACTACGACTGGTCCCCCGCCGACCTGCCCATGCTCGGCGCTGCCTCCATTGGCGCCGCCAAGCTCTGCCTCTCCGCCGGAGGCCTTGCTCTGCCTAGCTACTCTGACTCTGCCAAGGTCGCCTACGTCCTCCAAG GTAAGGGTACGTGCGGCGTGGTTCTGCCGGAGGCGACCAAGGAGAAGGTGATCCCCGTGAAGGAGGGTGACTCGCTCGCGCTCCCTTTCGGCGTCGTCACCTGGTGGCACAACGCGCACGCCGCCTGCAGCAGCTCCGACTCCGACGACCTCGTGGTCCTCTTCCTCGGCGACACGTCCACGGGCCACAAGCGGGGCCAGTTCACCAACTTCCAGCTCACCGGCTCCACGGGCATCTTCACGGGCCTGTCCACCGAGTTCGTCGCCCGCGCATGGGACCTCACCccggacgccgccgccgagctcgtCTCCTCCCAGCCCGGCGCCGGCATCATCAGGGTCAAGGACGGGCACCGGATGCCCCAGGCCCGCGACGAGGACAGGGAGGGCATGGTCCTCAACTGCCTGGAGGCGCCGCTCGACGTCGACATCAAGAACGGGGGCCGCGTCGTCGTCCTCAACACCCGGAACCTGCCGCTCGTGGAGGAGGTCGGTCTCGGCGCCGACCTCGTCAGGATCGACGCGCACTCCATGTGCTCGCCGGGGTTCTCCTGCGACTCCGCCTACCAGGTCACCTACATCGTGCGCGGCAGTGGCCGCGTCCAGGTCGTTGGGATCGACGGCACGCGGGTGCTGGAGACCCGCGCCGAGGGAGGCTGCCTCTTCATCGTGCCCAGGTTCTTCGTTGTCTCCAAGATCGCCGACGAAACTGGCATGGAGTGGTTCTCCATCATCACCACCCCCAA CCCAATCTTTAGCCACTTGGCGGGCAGGACATCGGTGTGGAAGGCAATATCTCCTGCGGTCCTGGAGGCGTCGTTCAACACCACGCCGGAGAAGGAGAAGCTGTTCCGTTCCAAGAGGCTTGACTCGGAGATCTTCTTCGCGCCTGCTTCAAACTAA
- the LOC110436346 gene encoding uncharacterized protein LOC110436346 isoform X1: protein MGKASLRPLCCLHHRGPPAVPSFRSAAMVLLLLAFAPWGRVPCPTMLHAAAGPTTCQCATTTPHNSRVACPALSYSVPPWVWVAVLLRDLSGRWRSLLLTSRALVLLYVSFGAVLPWSMELPSTRSGRGNNKDGGFSKHQCELTVRGLLIRWALGGM, encoded by the exons ATGGGCAAAGCTTCTTTGCGACCTCTATGCTGCCTCCATCACAGAGGCCCTCCCGCCGTCCCCTCCTTCCGCTCTGCCGCCATGGTTCTGCTGCTCCTCGCCTTCGCCCCATGGGGCCGCGTCCCCTGCCCCACCATGCtgcacgccgccgccggcccaACGACGTGCCAGTGTGCCACCACCACCCCGCACAACTCGCGTGTTGCCtgccccgccctgtcctactccgTGCCGCCATGGGTGTGGGTTGCTGTGCTGCTGCGAGATCTTTCCGGGAGGTGGCGATCGTTGCTCCTCACATCAAGGGCATTG GTACTTCTATATGTCAGCTTTGGAGCTGTGTTGCCCTGGTCCATGGAATTGCCATcgaccagatcggggagggggAACAACAAAGATGGAG GCTTTAGCAAACATCAATGTGAGCTTACAGTAAGAGGGCTCCTGATTCGATGGGCCCTAGGAGGGATGTAA